CAGGAATCTCCTGTCCTTGGGCCTGCCAGAAGAAGCCACAGTgctgggacagagcaggaggagagcaaGGCCCTTCTTGTGGGATCTGTGAGTGCATTCCCCTGCCAGGCTCTCTGCCGTTGGACCCCACCCAGCTGCTGACACTTGGTCTTTGCACAGTTCCTAGGAGGGATGGGTGACCTTGTTCTGGAAAGGCCACCTGCAGTGTGgaccccagctctctgctctgctttgctccctTGGCACAGCCAAGTCTGGCTGGGCACCCACCACCTCCTGACCTGGCACCACCAAGCTCAgatccatccccatcccagcacagaggtgaggagctgctgtctgTAACAGCCAAGGGGGATCCatcctgctcctgtgctgccaGAAAAGAGGGGCTGGCCCTACCTGCACCAGCACCCACTGCTCAGAGCTTCACACAGCCCTGGCTCTCTCTAGAAACCAAACTAAACTCTTTCCAGCTAagctcacaggaaaaaaaacaaacacaaacaggAGAAGTCAGGTCCTTAGGGACCAGggctgccagggctctgctctgagcaggctgTGTCCATGGGAGAGGGACAGCCCCAAacctgctgtcccccagcttGGCCATGCCACCAGGaagggctctgctgggggggTCCAGCAGGGACCAGGTACATCCTGCCAGAAGCCCCTTCCCACACACACTGCCTCTTCTCATAGTGCCATCTCCCCAGACTCCAGAGCAGCCTCccctgcagcacacacagccctgTCCTGCACTTGGCAGCTGGGGAGAATTTGGGTGACCAGGCTGGGATAAACTCGGGGTGCCTGGGGGaaggcacagccctgctgcagggagggaaggaaaaatcttctgaaccaccaccaaaacccaGCAAAGGGATATGCCAGAGGAGGGATCAGCTGGATAAACAAAGCCGCTTCCCTGTCAATGGAATGGAAACGCCCAGGACTTCATCCAGCAGCGGGAGCCAGCGGCGGGAGAGAGCGGCTGAGTGATGGAGGCACCCGGCACAGCCCGCCCCGTGCTGCGGAGCCTCCTGGCCTGCAAGGGCTGGAAACGGCTTTGTTGAGTGTCACAAAGCACCTCATCACCgggggaggttttggggtaACCCTGGCGCAGCGTTGGTGCAGAAGCAGAGGCCAGGCCGGCCAGGGAGCAGCCAGAAATCCAAAAGTAAGGAACCAGCCCCGGTTCCTCTGCCAGCTGCGAGGGAGCACGGACCGAAACAAAAGGCATTAGGGAACATAAGGAGATCTACATTTGCAAagctatttccattttaataagCCAAAGTGCTGTTAAATAGAGATTGATATTTCTCCCCAAATACCCATATTTTCTCAAGTGGTTTACACCAACAAGATGAGCTGGGCTTTGGTGTTTCAGGGCTGTAAAGTTGTCTAACCCATTCCCAAAGCCACAGGGTGACTCAGCTCTGTGcctttctccctcctgcttAGGAAGAAGAGAGGTCTGAGCTTTGGGACCAGCCCTGAATAATAATTCCTTTCCGTCTTCCACAGCCCTCTCTGGCAGCCACTTTGGCAGGACTCGATGCAAACCCTACTGAGCAatcccagcctggcagagcaggaggacagcaTCCAGCACCGCATCGCCCGCCAGCCCAGGGACACAACGTGTGCCAACTGTGGTGACCAACGAGATGGCCACCCTGGGGACGCCCAAACATCCCCTACCTGCATGCCACGCACTGttcatgcagcagcagcacccacttGCTGCACCCTATCCCAAACTTTGCTGGGAAGCTGGAGCATCGCAGGCTGTGGCCCGACACCCTCCTGCCCGAGCAGCCAGCGGCCACCTCTGCCTTCAAACCCGACCTCCTCCTTCATGCCTGTCCTCCAACATTGCTCCCATCCTCTGCCTTCGCTCCCgacctctctcttccctcccgTCCTCCACCATCGTGCCCGTCCGTCACCTCCGTGCCCATCGCACCCGATGCTCACCCGGTGCTGGGGAGGGACGGGGGCCACAGGTGCCCGCGGGGGAGGTCAGcggaaaggaaaagaaagtagaTGGAATTACCATGGTTACTGGGAAGTGGCAGAGGGGCCGGGGGGCCCGGGGTACCGCCggtcccttccctcttccttcccgGGGCCGAGCGCTGCCCCACGGCCGGGCTCTCCTGGAGCCGCCCCGGCCGCCGGCACCTCCCCGAGCTGCGGGGGCAGCCCCGgcccccccggccccggccccgctccctcCGCCCGCCGCGCCGCTtctgggggaaagggagaggaaaaaaacccaaaaaaacaaccaaacaaaaaacccaaaaacaaaacagaaggaaaaaagaaagaaaaggcaaagaaagagcgagcgcggcggggcgggccgGAGGAGGGGGCTGGCGGGGGCGGCCCGGGGAGCGCCGCCGGGCTgggggggccgggccgggctgcaGGGGGAGCGGGACGAGCCCCTCCGCCTGTTCCCGGGGCGGGGGCTCCCCCCGGGGGCTCCCCCGTATCCCCGCCCGGTGTTCTCGGGGTGGCGGCGGGCAGGGGCGGGCGCGGAAGCGGCTCCGTCCCTCgggggggttgtgtgtgtttgtgtacaAGACCCCCCCCGGGAGCCCCCCCCGGCAGGAGGACGGTTGCCCCCAGCGGGTCCTGCTCCGGCAGATCGCTCCCGGCTCGGGGGATGCTTCACACACCgggagaaggcagagctgcGGGAGGGGGGCACGGTCTGTCTGCCGTAGCTTCCCGCTGGATAACCGGGGCCGGCGCTGCTGGGAATCATCCGGGCTGGTTTGTATTCAGAGCAGCGCTTGGCACAGCGCACATTGCTCTGAATGGGcctggcagcacagcaggggAAAAGCGTCTCTTACGCCTCTTCGGATGTTTCAGCGATGGAAAGTACCTACTTGGAGGCAGAGTTATGTGATTTAGCAACCAGAAGTTGTACAAAAACAGTCAGTGTAAGAGCCAAAGCCACAGACTGGGTCTGACACAAAccactgcagctcagcacagctccttgATTCCAGCTCCTTC
This genomic stretch from Heliangelus exortis chromosome 16, bHelExo1.hap1, whole genome shotgun sequence harbors:
- the LOC139803781 gene encoding uncharacterized protein isoform X4, with product MEPVPTIPPLPPPAMPTLATPPSLGGSKPSRAGNRGGPGVQITPSSVQPEDMSLVLSSGIWFEEPVVTGSMTTDTAAQRSPLESPVLGPARRSHSAGTEQEESKALLVGSFLGGMGDLVLERPPAVWTPALCSALLPWHSQVWLGTHHLLTWHHQAQIHPHPSTEQRDMPEEGSAG
- the LOC139803781 gene encoding uncharacterized protein isoform X1, encoding MEPVPTIPPLPPPAMPTLATPPSLGGSKPSRAGNRGGPGVQITPSSVQPEDMSLVLSSGIWFEEPVVTGSMTTDTAAQRSPLESPVLGPARRSHSAGTEQEESKALLVGSFLGGMGDLVLERPPAVWTPALCSALLPWHSQVWLGTHHLLTWHHQAQIHPHPSTEPSLAATLAGLDANPTEQSQPGRAGGQHPAPHRPPAQGHNVCQLW